GTGCTGGTGCTGCATTCTTATCAGAAGGGCTTCGCCTGGACCGATGACCAAAGTGCCGGAATAGAGGAACGTCTCAAGGGCACGGCAAATCCTCCCGTCATCTACACTGAATATATGGACTGGAAAAGGTACCCCACGCAGGGGAACCTCGAACATTTCTACGAAACCATCCGCTTCAAGTATCAGAACATCCATATTAATACGATCATTACAACGGACGATGCGGCGCTTAGCTTCGCGATGAAGTACCGCCATGAGCTTCTGAACGATGCTCCGATTATTTTCAGCGGGGTCAACGAGCTGGGGGTGGACAGCCTCGCGGATAGGCGCAACATGACAGGCGTTATTGAGAAAATTGATGCTGCGCCTACCCTCCGCATGGCCATGGACCTTAACCCTTCTCTGAAAAAGGTGTATGTCGTCTTCGATAATTCGGAGAGCGGGCTGTCGACCGGCCGGATGGTGATGGATCAGATCAGCTCCTTGAATCCGGGGCTGGAACTGTTCCCCATGAACCGCATGTCCATGGAACAGATCAAAGCTACCGCATCGGCATTGTCCCCGGACAGCATTGTGCTGATGACTACATATTATAGTGACTCAACCGGAAGAATTGTGGAGTTCGACAGGTTCGCAAGCGAGCTGGGCAAGAGCAGCAGTGTTCCGGTGTATCATATCTATGATTTTGGATTGAACCATGGCGCCTTCGGCGGGAGCCTGATCAGCGGCAGAATGCAGGGGCAGACGGCGGCAGATCTGGCGCTGCGTATCCTGAAGGGGGAGCGTGCCGGGGATATCCCGGTGGTGACCGACAGCAATGTACGCAAGGTATTTGATTACAATGAGCTGCAGCGCTTCCAGATATCACCGGATAAGCTGCCGAAGGGCAGCGAAGTAATCAACAAACCGTTCTCCTTCTATCAGACCTACAAGGTGCTGGTGCTAAGCATCGTGGCTGCTTTTGCGGTGCTGGTAACCTTCATTATGGTGTTGTTATTCTATGTGCAGCTGGTCAGAAGGATTAGAAGCAACCTGGAAAAAAGCAATGAACGCTTCAGCCTGGCAACCTACGGCTCGGATGCGGTAATCTGGGACGTTGATATGTCTACGATGATATACTATTTCTCGGACAGCTGGTATGAGGTGCTCGGATATGCCCGGGATGAGCTGAATGAGAGCCGCGGCGGCTGGCGGGATATCCTCCATCCGGAGGATGCCGAGCAGGAGAACCGGCTGCGCATCCAGCACTTGGAGGGTCGTTCTTCTTACTACTACGCTGAATACCGGATGCGCAGCAAGGCAGGCGAATACAAGTGGTTTCAGGCGCGGGGCAAGGTGCTGCGTAATGCGGGCGGCGGATATATCCGGTTTGCCGGGTCGATGGTGGATGTGACGGACCGCAAGGGCTATGAGAGCAAGCTGCAAACGAGCTATCAGGAGCTGGAATCGACCTATGAGGAGCTGACTGCCCTGCAGGATGAGCTGCTGGAGCAGTATAACAAGGTGGTGGAGAATCAGGCGCTGCTGCAGACCAGTGAGGAGAAATACCGGCTGCTGGCTTATAATGACGTGCTTAGCGGTCTGCCGAACCGGCTGTCGTTATCCGAGGAGCTGCAGCGGTTCATTGAAGAGCACTCCGGCGGTCATGCGGCGCTGTTCTTCCTGGATATCGATAACTTCAAGTACATTAATGATTCCATGGGCCATACCTTCGGGGATGAGCTGCTGGTGCAGGTGGGTGAACGGCTGCTTAGCCGCGCTGACGGGCGCAGTAAGCATTTTCGCTTCGGCGGCGATGAGTTTGTGATTCTGTTCAAGGATGTGGCTGAGGCGGGTGAGGTAATCCGCTATGCGGATTCCCTGGTTCAGGGCTTCAAGGAGCCGTTCCAGCTTCATGCGAGTGTGGTGCATATCTCCGCGAGCATCGGAATTGCAGGGTACCCGGAGAACGGGAAGAATGCGGAGGAGCTCCTGAAGAATGCCGACATTGCCATGTACAAGGCCAAAGAAGCAGGCAAGGGCAGCTATATGATCTACGGGCATGAGATGCAGCAGTATTTTGACGAACGGATGATTATTGAGAATCACTTAAGAAGCGCGGTATCCAATAATGAGCTGTCGCTGCATTACCAGCCGCTGGTGGATACCGGCACAGGTGAGCTCTGGGGCTTCGAGGCGCTGATCCGCTGGAACAGCCCGGTGCTAGGCTTCGTCTCCCCCTTATCCTTCATCAAAATTGCCGAGGATTGCCGCCTGATCGTCCCCATAGGTGAGTGGGTGCTGCGCGCCGCCTGCCGGTTCACTAAGGATCTGCAGAATCAGGGCTATGAGGGCTATCATATCTCAGTCAATATCTCGGTCATCCAGCTGATGCTGGATGACTTCACAGACCTGGTGCTGGGCGTGCTGGAGGATACCGGGCTTGCGCCGGAGTATCTGGAGCTGGAGATTACGGAATCGATCTTCATGGAATCCTTCGAGGCGATCAGCTCCAAGCTGGAGGCACTCAAGGAGAGAGGCATTGGCATTGCGCTGGATGACTTCGGAACGGGCTATTCCTCACTCAGCTATCTGAAGCAGCTCCCGATTACTACCCTGAAGATCGACAAGTCCTTCATCGACAGCATCGATACCCCGAACAATATGTCGCTGGCCAGCTCCATCGTCACCATCGGCCATGAAATGGGACTGAACGTTACCGCTGAAGGGGTGGAGACCCCGGAGCAGCTTGCTTTTCTGGAGCGGACCCGCTGTGATAAGATTCAGGGCTACTATATCAGCAAGCCTATTCCTGAGAAAGAGGTCGCGGGCTGGGTGGCGGGGCGGATTGCGGGCTGAGGTGAACGGTTGCGGTTCCTATAGATTGCCTGCCGAAGAGGGCAGAGTCTGGATGTAATCATGCATCCGGCTCCGGTTCAGCAGGGTGATTTCATTGCCCTTGAATTCGATCCAGCCCTGATCGCGCAGGAATCCCAGCTCCCGCGACAAGGAAGGGCGGGCGGTATTCATATGCTCGGCCCATTCCTTCCGGCTGAAGGGGAGCTTCAAGGTATCGGATTCCTGCTGCTCTCCCTGCTCCAGCAGGAAGTCTACGATACGGCGGCGCAGCGGCCCGGCGGACAGGTTCTCAATCTTCCGGTTCACGAGCACCAGCCGCTCGGACAGATTCTCGATGAAGCGGGTGAGGATATCGGTGTCGGCCGCGAATAATCTCAGCAGCTCTTGCTTGCTGATGAACATTACCTTGCAGGGGCCTGTGGCTGTGACGGTGGCGGGCACGGTGTTATTCCTGCGGAATAATACGGCTTCGCCGATGGTCTGCCCCTCCTTCAGATGCGCGATGGTCACACTGCTGCCGGTGGGATGTGTCTTCTGCACCTCGATGCGGCCGGAGAGCAGAATCCCAAGCCGGTCCGCCGGATCGCCCTCTGCCAGAATAATCGCATTCTTATGGTAGGAGCTGACAGAGTAGGCCAGCGTATGCAGCAGCTGTTCGATCTCATCTGCGGATTTTCCGCGAAACAGCAGGCAGGCTTGCAGCGAAGCGGGCTCCGGTCTCATACTTTTCCTCCTGATGATTTGTGATTGGTAACATTCGTTACCGATTGATAGACGAAAGTCTACTACAATTATTGGTAACTGTAAAGGCGAGGCACAGAGCGGTTCCATTAATGATAAGGAGTGATTCAGGTAATGAGCGAAATGTTTTGTTTCCAGTGTCAGGAGGCAGCTAAGGGGACCGGTTGTACGATTCAGGGGGTATGCGGCAAGACCAGTGAGGTAGCGAATCTGCAGGATCTTCTGGTGTATACACTCAAGGGTATTGCCATCTTCGCGCGCAGCGGGCGTGAGCTGGGGATTACCGATCCGGTGACGGAGAAATTCATTATAGAGAGCTTGTTCGCTACGATTACCAATGCCAACTTCGTGCCGGAATACTTCACGGCGAAGATCCGGGAAGGACTGGCCCTGCGGGATCTGTGGCGCAGCAGAGTGGCTGATGCCGGAGTGATGGCCTATTTGTCGGAGCATGACGCGGCGAACTGGAGTGCGGTGACCGATGAGGAGCTGATGGACAAGGCGGTAACGGTGGGTGTGCTTGCTACAGAGCATGAGGATATCCGTTCCCTGCGCGAGCTGCTGACCTACGGTCTGAAGGGAATGGCTGCTTACATGGAGCATGCTGCGGTACTGGGCTTCTATGAAGCAGGAGCACATGCTTTTATGGAAAAAGGCTTGGCAGCTGCGCTGGATAACAATCTGAGCGGCGGTGAGCTGACGGCTCTGGTGCTGGAATGCGGCAAGTTCGGCGTGGATGTGATGGCGCTGCTGGACCGGGCCAACACCGCAGCCTACGGTAATCCGGAGATTACCAAAGTCAATATTGGAGTAGGCACGAACCCCGGTATTCTGATCAGCGGTCATGACCTCAAGGACATGGAAGCGCTGCTGAGGCAGACCGAGGGAACTGGGGTGGATGTATATACGCACAGTGAGATGCTGCCGGCCCACTACTATCCGGCCTTCAAGAAATATAGCCACTTCGTAGGCAACTACGGTAATGCATGGTGGAAGCAGAATGAGGAATTTGCCAGCTTCAACGGTCCGATTCTGATGACCACGAACTGCATCGTGCCGCCGAAGGACAGCTACAAAGACAGGTTGTACACGACAGGCAACACCGGTTATCCGGGAGTTCAGCATATCGCGGCAGGCACTGACGGTGAGAAGGATTTCTCAGCTCTGATCGAGCAGGCTAAGAGCTGCAGTGCTCCGGTAGAGATTGAGACCGGAGAGATTGTCGGCGGCTTCGCCCATGCGGCTGTAATGAATGTGGCGGATCAGGTGGTTGGAGCGGTAGAGAGCGGCGCTATCAAGCAATTCTTCGTCATGGCCGGCTGCGATGGACGGATGAAGAGCCGGAATTATTACACCGACTTCGCAGCAGAGCTGCCTAGTGACACGGTGATCCTGACCGCAGGCTGTGCCAAATACAAATATAACAAGCTGGCGCTTGGTGATATCGGCGGAATTCCGCGCGTGCTTGATGCCGGCCAGTGCAATGACTCCTATTCTCTTGTGGTCATAGCGCTTAAGCTGAAGGAAGTCTTCGGTCTGGCGGATATCAATGATCTTCCGATCTCCTATAACATTGCCTGGTATGAGCAAAAAGCGGTGATCGTCCTGCTGGCGCTGCTGCATCTGGGTGTGAAGAACATTCATCTGGGCCCTACGCTTCCGGCCTTCCTGTCGCCTAATGTAGCCAAGGTTCTGGTAGATACCTTCGGTATCGGCGGTATTACTACCGTGCAGGAAGACATGGAGCGGTTCATCGCTGCGGTATAATACTAATTCAATATGAGCCAAAAAACACAAAAACGAGTCTCCGTATCTGTATACGGGGGCTCGCTTTGTGTGTGTATAGATATGAACGTCACCGTCAGTAGTAGTACTTAACAAGAATCCCGCACAAGCAGCTTGCCGCCGGACTCCAGGCGGCTGCCCTGCGACTGGGCAAGATTAATCACTGCATGCTCCTCCTGGAGCAGTTCAATCTCTTCGCCCAGCTTGAGGAGCAGCCTGGAGAAGCTGCTTAGGACACTATCCGTAATATATCCGGTGAATTGCCCCGGGTGGGTGAACACCTCAAGCATGTGCCGGAGCGGGTCTGTGCCTGAGCCGAACTCTCCGTTCATACGGCTCAGGGCAGCTTCAAGATCGCGGATCAGGCTATCGAGGTGGTTGTATTTATCCTCCAGCAGCAGCATGACCACCAGTCCGTAATTCACCGACTGCTGCCGGGACTCTACGTTCTTGGCAAGCTGGCGTGCCGCCTCGCGCAGTCCGTCCACTTCTATACGCAGCAGTCCTGCGAGGCTGTGCAGACGATGCTGCTGTACCCCGGCATATCCGGCGTACAGGCCGCTGCCGGTGACCTGGCCGCTAACATAAATACTGCCGGTCGCTATAATCGTAGATTGGCGGATATCGCCATAGACGTACACATTTCCCAGGGCTTCGATCCGTACAGATCCTTCCAGATCTCCCGGTACAATAATGTCGCCTGCGAACATAACGTCGCCCGCAGGCTCAGTCATCTCTCTGGTCAGCAGACAGACCGGAGGGAAGTCGCAGATCCGGACGCTGCCGCTTCCTCCGCAGATGCGGGGTCTGCCTGTGCGGTTGGCTACGATATTACCGCAGGGAAGGAGCTTGGCGTGATTACCGGCAGCGAAGTAGATATCCTGCGGCGGGGGAGGGGGCAGGACCCTTCCGTCTGTGCCGAGGCCGGGAATGCCTTCCTCCGGCGGCAGCTTGCGGGCGAAGACTTCACCTGCATAGGTGAAGGGGGCTCCCGGGAAACGGAGATACTCCAAGGGTTCCGCGGGCTTCTGAGCGGGGGCTTCCTGCCCCCCAAGCATTCTGTTCCCCTCCAGTGTATGCTCCGGCAGCTGGAATTCCAGCCGGGCCTCCTTGCCGGGCAGCGGGGCTCTTCCTTCAGCGATACATACGGGAAGATATGTAGGATTCGTAAGCTCCGCGTACAGGGCGGAAATGTTCAGGCTCTGCAGAATGAAACGGTTGTCCAGTGAGGAAATAATCTGTTCTATGGTGAGCGTGGACAGCAGCACCGCCGGGTTGGGCTGGGCACGGACGACCGTCTCGAAGGCGGCGGGACAGTTGACCAGATTCCAGGCGTACTTCTCTGCACGATATAAAGTGAAGTGGACCTTGAGCTTGTCAGGCGATACGGTGATTTCATACTGCGGCTTCTCGCAGATCTCCCAGGTAATATAATCTGCCTTGGTCACCTCAGTTGGCTCTGTAACGGTCTTCCAGTTGATCTTCAGGACAACAGGGTGGATCGCAGAAATACGGGCGGGAGCGCCTCCGGGGAGCGGGGGAGTAATGAATATCTGGTTGTCCTGCACGAGGATAATTCCATTCTTATCTCCAGTTGTCCCGTCAGAAGCTCGGCCCTCCACAGAGAATGAATCCAGGAGACCTTTACGTTCAAGCATCAGGGACTCTACGAATTCATATCGGCTTGGTTCGATATCCTGCTGCGGCATGGTTGTAACCTCACTTTTTCGTATGATCAATGGCAATTCGTACAGAAAAAGAACATCATCAAGCCCGGAAGTCTTATCTTCCTCCTGAACAGCTGGCTTAAGTGGTCTCTATTGGCAGCCTGGCAACCGTAAACGCGGATTCCGGCGTTCTTAGGCCCATAGCTTTGCGTCCTGCCCTTTCGGGGAGTTTGCCTTTAGAAATAGATCAATGATATACATCCTGTAGAGGCGATGAATTGTGATCGACTGCAATCGACAAAAAGAATCATAAATAGTTCTTATGCGTCATTAACTTCTGCAAACAAGCTTAATTCTAGTACTTAAAGAGCTATTTTTCAACTATATTATGCCTATTTATCAAAAAACTCGAAATATGCAGCTCTATTTCGACAAAAAAACTGGTTTCCCAGCGCTTACAGCTTATGGAAGGGGAATAGGAGAGGGATTGTGGGTATTCAACGGTTGGGACATCCTGGGCTTAGCAAAACCCGGAGTGTTCCTTTTTAATAAGCAGTATTGCGAGTGAATATGTTATGTATGTGTTAGTTATGTGAATTAACACAAACATTCAATGCATTATTTCGTAATAAAACCGAAGACATCCCAAATTCATTGTAATATAATCTAACTCATACCAAGGAAACGCGAATTAATGTTAACAAATATAACGTTAATAGAGATGACGGCATCAGGAGAGGAGCATAAACCATGCAAATTGCAGCAACACCTTACATCTGGCCTTATGACGGGGCGTTGGACCCGGCGAAGACAGCGCTGATGATTATCGACATGCAGACGGATTTTTGCGGCAAGGGCGGTTACGTCGAGAGAATGGGCTATGACCTCTCATTAACAGCGCGGGCGATTCAGCCCATTCAGCGCCTGCTGGCCCGTATCCGGGACATCGAAGGGTTCACCGTGATTCATACCCGCGAGGGGCATAAGCCGGATCTGTCGGATCTGCCGGCGAACAAGCGGTGGCGAAGCCGCCAGATCGGGGCTGAGATCGGCTCCGATGGACCGGCGGGACGAATCCTCGTACGGGGGGAACGCGGCTGGCAGATCATCGAGGAGCTGGCGCCTATTGCCGGAGAGTACATTATAGACAAGCCGGGCAAAGGCAGCTTTTATGCAACGGACCTGGACCTGATCTTGAAGAATAAAGGAATTACCCATCTGATTCTGACTGGAATTACTACGGATGTCTGTGTACACACCACGATGCGGGAGGCCAATGACCGGGGGTACGAGTGTCTGATTCTTGCAGATTGTACAGGAGCGACGGATGAAGCGAATCACCTGGCGGCA
The window above is part of the Paenibacillus sp. FSL H8-0048 genome. Proteins encoded here:
- a CDS encoding ABC transporter substrate binding protein — protein: MSVDHIHLRLLRNLLVPLLIFLCTTGPAGAAFAAAGELPARNVLVLHSYQKGFAWTDDQSAGIEERLKGTANPPVIYTEYMDWKRYPTQGNLEHFYETIRFKYQNIHINTIITTDDAALSFAMKYRHELLNDAPIIFSGVNELGVDSLADRRNMTGVIEKIDAAPTLRMAMDLNPSLKKVYVVFDNSESGLSTGRMVMDQISSLNPGLELFPMNRMSMEQIKATASALSPDSIVLMTTYYSDSTGRIVEFDRFASELGKSSSVPVYHIYDFGLNHGAFGGSLISGRMQGQTAADLALRILKGERAGDIPVVTDSNVRKVFDYNELQRFQISPDKLPKGSEVINKPFSFYQTYKVLVLSIVAAFAVLVTFIMVLLFYVQLVRRIRSNLEKSNERFSLATYGSDAVIWDVDMSTMIYYFSDSWYEVLGYARDELNESRGGWRDILHPEDAEQENRLRIQHLEGRSSYYYAEYRMRSKAGEYKWFQARGKVLRNAGGGYIRFAGSMVDVTDRKGYESKLQTSYQELESTYEELTALQDELLEQYNKVVENQALLQTSEEKYRLLAYNDVLSGLPNRLSLSEELQRFIEEHSGGHAALFFLDIDNFKYINDSMGHTFGDELLVQVGERLLSRADGRSKHFRFGGDEFVILFKDVAEAGEVIRYADSLVQGFKEPFQLHASVVHISASIGIAGYPENGKNAEELLKNADIAMYKAKEAGKGSYMIYGHEMQQYFDERMIIENHLRSAVSNNELSLHYQPLVDTGTGELWGFEALIRWNSPVLGFVSPLSFIKIAEDCRLIVPIGEWVLRAACRFTKDLQNQGYEGYHISVNISVIQLMLDDFTDLVLGVLEDTGLAPEYLELEITESIFMESFEAISSKLEALKERGIGIALDDFGTGYSSLSYLKQLPITTLKIDKSFIDSIDTPNNMSLASSIVTIGHEMGLNVTAEGVETPEQLAFLERTRCDKIQGYYISKPIPEKEVAGWVAGRIAG
- a CDS encoding Crp/Fnr family transcriptional regulator; this encodes MRPEPASLQACLLFRGKSADEIEQLLHTLAYSVSSYHKNAIILAEGDPADRLGILLSGRIEVQKTHPTGSSVTIAHLKEGQTIGEAVLFRRNNTVPATVTATGPCKVMFISKQELLRLFAADTDILTRFIENLSERLVLVNRKIENLSAGPLRRRIVDFLLEQGEQQESDTLKLPFSRKEWAEHMNTARPSLSRELGFLRDQGWIEFKGNEITLLNRSRMHDYIQTLPSSAGNL
- the hcp gene encoding hydroxylamine reductase, producing the protein MSEMFCFQCQEAAKGTGCTIQGVCGKTSEVANLQDLLVYTLKGIAIFARSGRELGITDPVTEKFIIESLFATITNANFVPEYFTAKIREGLALRDLWRSRVADAGVMAYLSEHDAANWSAVTDEELMDKAVTVGVLATEHEDIRSLRELLTYGLKGMAAYMEHAAVLGFYEAGAHAFMEKGLAAALDNNLSGGELTALVLECGKFGVDVMALLDRANTAAYGNPEITKVNIGVGTNPGILISGHDLKDMEALLRQTEGTGVDVYTHSEMLPAHYYPAFKKYSHFVGNYGNAWWKQNEEFASFNGPILMTTNCIVPPKDSYKDRLYTTGNTGYPGVQHIAAGTDGEKDFSALIEQAKSCSAPVEIETGEIVGGFAHAAVMNVADQVVGAVESGAIKQFFVMAGCDGRMKSRNYYTDFAAELPSDTVILTAGCAKYKYNKLALGDIGGIPRVLDAGQCNDSYSLVVIALKLKEVFGLADINDLPISYNIAWYEQKAVIVLLALLHLGVKNIHLGPTLPAFLSPNVAKVLVDTFGIGGITTVQEDMERFIAAV
- a CDS encoding flagellar assembly protein A; the encoded protein is MIIRKSEVTTMPQQDIEPSRYEFVESLMLERKGLLDSFSVEGRASDGTTGDKNGIILVQDNQIFITPPLPGGAPARISAIHPVVLKINWKTVTEPTEVTKADYITWEICEKPQYEITVSPDKLKVHFTLYRAEKYAWNLVNCPAAFETVVRAQPNPAVLLSTLTIEQIISSLDNRFILQSLNISALYAELTNPTYLPVCIAEGRAPLPGKEARLEFQLPEHTLEGNRMLGGQEAPAQKPAEPLEYLRFPGAPFTYAGEVFARKLPPEEGIPGLGTDGRVLPPPPPQDIYFAAGNHAKLLPCGNIVANRTGRPRICGGSGSVRICDFPPVCLLTREMTEPAGDVMFAGDIIVPGDLEGSVRIEALGNVYVYGDIRQSTIIATGSIYVSGQVTGSGLYAGYAGVQQHRLHSLAGLLRIEVDGLREAARQLAKNVESRQQSVNYGLVVMLLLEDKYNHLDSLIRDLEAALSRMNGEFGSGTDPLRHMLEVFTHPGQFTGYITDSVLSSFSRLLLKLGEEIELLQEEHAVINLAQSQGSRLESGGKLLVRDSC
- the biuH gene encoding biuret amidohydrolase: MQIAATPYIWPYDGALDPAKTALMIIDMQTDFCGKGGYVERMGYDLSLTARAIQPIQRLLARIRDIEGFTVIHTREGHKPDLSDLPANKRWRSRQIGAEIGSDGPAGRILVRGERGWQIIEELAPIAGEYIIDKPGKGSFYATDLDLILKNKGITHLILTGITTDVCVHTTMREANDRGYECLILADCTGATDEANHLAALSMVQMQGGVFGSVSDSQAVLKALEQY